The following proteins come from a genomic window of Mucinivorans hirudinis:
- a CDS encoding Hydroxyethylthiazole kinase, whose product MKELLLKISEKSPLVHNITNFVVMNNTANALLAIGASPVMAHATEEVEEMVAISSALVINVGTLSPRWVDAMEVAMVRAKKLGVPIVYDPVGAGATSYRNQVNARLLQAAAPDVIRGNGSEIMALAQSGGIKTKGVDSTASSDSAINAARILSEQLGSVVVISGQTDYIVSGGCTLENKFGTPLMTAVTGMGCTATAICGAFAAVERDFARAAQAAMELMGRAGEAALAKTNSPASFQIAFIDSLYELRTEKDDF is encoded by the coding sequence ATGAAAGAGCTTTTATTGAAAATTTCAGAGAAGTCGCCTCTAGTTCACAATATCACCAACTTTGTGGTAATGAATAACACAGCAAACGCCCTTCTGGCAATAGGTGCTTCGCCCGTAATGGCACACGCCACAGAAGAGGTGGAGGAGATGGTGGCAATATCTTCGGCGTTGGTAATCAACGTTGGAACGCTAAGTCCTCGGTGGGTAGATGCTATGGAGGTGGCAATGGTCAGGGCTAAGAAGTTAGGAGTGCCCATTGTTTATGACCCTGTTGGAGCAGGGGCAACCTCGTATCGCAATCAGGTAAACGCGCGACTTTTGCAGGCTGCTGCCCCCGATGTTATCCGTGGCAACGGTTCGGAAATTATGGCTCTCGCCCAAAGTGGCGGCATCAAAACCAAAGGCGTGGACTCGACTGCATCATCTGATTCGGCGATTAATGCTGCCCGAATACTATCCGAACAACTTGGTTCAGTGGTGGTTATTAGCGGGCAGACGGACTACATTGTAAGCGGAGGCTGCACGCTCGAAAATAAATTTGGCACACCTCTGATGACCGCCGTCACCGGTATGGGATGTACTGCGACTGCCATATGCGGTGCTTTTGCTGCCGTAGAGAGGGATTTTGCCCGAGCGGCACAAGCAGCTATGGAACTTATGGGACGAGCCGGCGAAGCGGCTCTTGCAAAGACCAACTCTCCGGCTTCGTTCCAGATAGCATTTATAGATTCACTTTATGAATTACGAACAGAGAAAGATGATTTTTAA
- a CDS encoding putative membrane protein, with the protein MEEKTLNSQQSLELIAAMIRQSQRKLERGGGTIFLIWGYTSLLVSAVVVALVYLGYGDISNWAWWAIPIIGWGGTWNVLRKRPKQVSTYIDRFIGYIWITIGIVAMLFPIVLISTTIMGDLTKHIIGFVMIPILSTILCIGVTLSGLVLRFRPLIIGGFAAIVLSFGMFFTQYYIYVFMLMFIVSMIIPGHILNCRAKCSKS; encoded by the coding sequence ATGGAAGAAAAAACACTAAATTCGCAGCAGAGTTTAGAACTAATCGCTGCAATGATTCGCCAAAGCCAACGAAAACTTGAGCGTGGCGGCGGAACAATCTTTTTGATTTGGGGCTACACATCGCTCTTGGTCTCGGCAGTAGTTGTCGCCTTGGTCTACTTAGGCTATGGCGACATTTCCAACTGGGCGTGGTGGGCGATACCGATTATCGGATGGGGCGGCACGTGGAACGTTCTGCGCAAACGACCCAAGCAGGTTAGCACCTATATTGACCGCTTTATAGGCTACATATGGATAACAATCGGCATTGTCGCAATGCTATTCCCTATCGTGCTGATTTCTACAACGATTATGGGTGACCTGACCAAACATATCATCGGTTTTGTTATGATTCCTATCCTCTCCACAATACTCTGCATTGGGGTTACTCTCTCGGGCTTGGTACTTCGTTTTCGTCCTTTGATTATTGGCGGCTTTGCGGCAATAGTACTGAGTTTCGGAATGTTCTTTACCCAGTACTACATCTACGTCTTTATGTTGATGTTCATAGTTTCGATGATAATTCCGGGTCATATTCTAAACTGTCGTGCGAAATGTTCAAAGAGTTAG
- a CDS encoding Aminodeoxychorismate lyase codes for MCLLFETIRVEQGRVHHLDYHQQRVARSVLGNRINLDNYLKNIRLPQSGCFKLRIVYSSEGIVEHQLTPYTVRLFETLKLVDGGSIRYDKKYLDRSAIDKLRETRGECDDILIVRDGILTDTGIANIVLFDGSRWVTPAKPLLAGTCRARLIEEGTITTADITPDSLTKYAKISLINAMIGFNPNCIGVNNITIV; via the coding sequence ATGTGCCTATTATTTGAGACCATACGAGTGGAGCAGGGTAGGGTGCACCACCTTGACTACCACCAACAGCGCGTTGCGCGGAGCGTGCTCGGCAACCGTATTAATCTTGATAACTACTTAAAAAACATACGTTTGCCGCAGTCTGGGTGTTTCAAATTGCGAATTGTATATAGCTCGGAAGGCATTGTGGAGCATCAGCTTACGCCCTATACCGTGCGGCTATTTGAGACGCTTAAATTGGTAGACGGGGGTTCGATTCGTTACGATAAAAAGTATCTAGACCGTTCAGCGATAGATAAACTTCGCGAAACACGCGGGGAGTGCGATGATATTCTGATTGTTCGTGACGGCATACTGACTGATACCGGCATTGCCAATATCGTGTTGTTCGACGGCAGCAGGTGGGTAACCCCTGCAAAACCACTGCTTGCGGGAACTTGCCGCGCCCGACTGATAGAGGAGGGCACAATCACCACAGCCGACATCACGCCCGACTCGCTCACTAAGTATGCTAAAATATCGCTTATCAATGCAATGATTGGATTTAATCCGAACTGCATAGGAGTCAATAATATAACCATTGTGTGA
- a CDS encoding Integrase — protein sequence MISIRVKHRPSTIPNKEGVIYYQLIHNRVSKLINTSYRLYTNEWDKENSIINIAKAGYHRRAYLHNIENQILRDINNLQRIATQGGDIASVIKDYSRLGKENLLFCFAERIAGELTSQGRTKSSISYKTALRSFSTFRNGNDIALSEIKPPIIKQYEQYLRAKQVCNNSVSFYMRILRAIYNRAVEEGFCEQCFPFKGVYVGIDKTIKRAVEEDVISRLKAADLSDRRRIEFARDMFMFSFYTRGMAFVDIAHLTHANIKDDYIVYQRHKTGQELIIKIEPCLRHIIAKYSDAESKYLLPILTGENPNYESALRLQNIRLKKLSELLGLTPHLTSYVARHSWATLAKRKGVSTQIISECMGHSNEKTTLIYLSSLDRSVIDQANAKLLAEI from the coding sequence ATGATATCCATTCGTGTAAAACACAGACCATCAACCATCCCCAACAAGGAGGGAGTTATCTATTATCAACTTATTCATAATCGGGTAAGTAAACTCATAAACACCTCATACAGGTTATACACTAATGAGTGGGATAAGGAAAATTCGATAATCAACATAGCCAAGGCGGGATACCACCGTCGGGCATATTTGCACAATATCGAAAATCAGATTCTTCGAGATATCAACAACCTCCAGAGAATCGCCACCCAAGGTGGCGACATCGCATCCGTAATAAAGGATTACTCCAGACTTGGTAAAGAAAATTTGCTATTTTGTTTTGCCGAGCGTATTGCCGGTGAATTAACGTCCCAAGGGCGGACAAAGAGTTCAATTTCGTACAAAACGGCATTGAGAAGTTTTTCGACATTTCGCAATGGAAATGACATAGCCCTTAGTGAAATAAAGCCCCCTATAATTAAGCAATACGAACAATATCTGCGTGCAAAACAGGTATGTAACAACTCGGTTTCCTTCTATATGAGGATTCTGAGGGCTATCTATAATCGCGCCGTTGAAGAGGGTTTTTGCGAGCAATGTTTCCCATTCAAGGGCGTATATGTGGGCATAGATAAGACTATCAAACGAGCCGTCGAAGAAGATGTCATATCACGGCTCAAGGCGGCAGACTTATCCGATAGACGCAGAATAGAATTTGCGCGCGATATGTTTATGTTCAGTTTTTACACTCGCGGAATGGCGTTTGTGGATATAGCGCACCTGACACACGCCAATATCAAAGATGACTACATTGTCTATCAGCGACACAAGACCGGTCAGGAATTGATTATCAAAATAGAACCTTGCCTGAGGCATATTATTGCAAAATATAGCGATGCAGAGAGTAAATATTTGCTTCCAATACTTACGGGAGAGAATCCGAATTATGAAAGCGCGCTACGACTACAAAATATACGCCTGAAAAAATTATCGGAATTACTGGGCTTGACCCCTCACTTAACCTCTTATGTGGCACGACATAGCTGGGCTACTCTTGCCAAACGCAAGGGTGTCTCCACACAAATAATAAGCGAATGTATGGGACACAGCAACGAAAAAACCACACTCATATATCTATCATCATTAGATCGCTCGGTCATCGACCAAGCTAATGCCAAACTACTCGCCGAAATATGA
- a CDS encoding Para-aminobenzoate synthase, aminase component, whose amino-acid sequence MEYISREQIREQVNHLAAARIPFLFLVDYKAEKGAVIKLTELASNGIACAIDGVEIGRRVVADPHETDLRVEPILFDDYKKYFDRVMEHIHHGDSYLLNLTFASRLVNDLDMSSIYLNSRAGYKFMIEDEFLFYSPEPFLRIENDVVSCCPMKGTSKDEKALIESCKELCEHHTIVDLIRNDLSMISRDVEVEKFRYTEAITTANGKVFQTSSKISGKLDDRWRERLGDIILRVLPAGSISGAPKVRTMEIIEEVEPTKRGFYTGVMGVYDGIGLDSCVIIRYIEKCAQGDYYFRSGGGITAQSNAEEEYAELLAKIYVPII is encoded by the coding sequence ATGGAGTACATTAGCCGTGAACAGATTCGTGAGCAGGTAAATCACCTCGCTGCTGCACGGATACCATTTCTTTTTCTTGTTGATTATAAGGCGGAAAAAGGCGCGGTGATAAAACTCACAGAGTTGGCGAGCAACGGAATTGCGTGCGCGATTGATGGTGTGGAGATTGGACGAAGAGTGGTGGCAGACCCGCACGAAACTGATCTTAGAGTTGAGCCGATTTTGTTTGATGACTACAAAAAATATTTCGACCGCGTGATGGAACATATCCACCACGGAGATAGCTATCTGCTCAATCTGACGTTTGCATCACGTCTGGTTAATGATTTGGATATGAGTAGCATATATCTCAATTCGAGAGCCGGATATAAATTTATGATAGAGGATGAATTTCTATTTTACTCTCCCGAACCATTTTTGAGAATAGAAAATGATGTTGTTAGTTGCTGCCCGATGAAGGGTACGTCAAAAGATGAAAAAGCGTTGATAGAGAGCTGTAAGGAGCTTTGCGAGCACCATACCATAGTAGACCTTATTCGTAACGACCTGTCTATGATTTCGCGAGATGTGGAGGTCGAAAAGTTTCGTTATACCGAAGCAATTACAACGGCAAATGGGAAAGTGTTTCAGACGAGCTCAAAGATTAGCGGAAAGTTGGATGACCGTTGGCGCGAGAGGCTCGGAGATATTATTTTGAGGGTTTTGCCGGCGGGTAGCATCAGTGGTGCACCCAAAGTGCGGACGATGGAGATTATCGAGGAGGTGGAGCCGACAAAGAGAGGGTTCTACACCGGAGTGATGGGTGTGTATGACGGTATCGGGTTGGATAGTTGCGTGATTATCCGCTACATAGAGAAGTGTGCGCAGGGTGATTATTACTTTCGGAGCGGAGGCGGGATAACTGCACAGAGTAATGCTGAGGAGGAATATGCCGAATTATTAGCAAAAATATATGTGCCTATTATTTGA
- a CDS encoding 5,10-methylenetetrahydrofolate reductase, producing the protein MKITENFQSSKTLFAFELLPPLKGDNIDTIFDTINRLSPFDPSYINVTYHREEIKFIERGDGLLERRTIRKRPGTVGIAAAIASKYNIEVVPHLICGGFSKFDTEDALIDLNFLGINNVLALRGDNIHGERSFNPSQNGHSNAIELVRQIAAMNRGEFLDSEMEITKPTNFSIGVAGYPEKHSEAANLASDIQHLKAKIDAGAEYIVTQLFYDNSKYFEFVRLCREAGINVPIVAGLKPFTTFKQLSLLPQIFHVDLPEDLVREVEKCKNNGSVREVGIEWAIAQCRQLKDAGVPALHFYTMGKADNVEQIARAIF; encoded by the coding sequence GTGAAAATTACCGAAAACTTTCAATCCAGCAAAACCCTTTTTGCTTTCGAGCTCTTACCGCCGCTCAAAGGAGACAATATTGATACTATATTCGATACTATCAACCGTTTATCACCATTCGACCCCTCATATATAAACGTCACCTACCACCGCGAGGAGATTAAGTTTATCGAGCGTGGCGATGGCCTGTTGGAGAGGCGTACCATAAGAAAACGCCCCGGAACAGTCGGCATTGCTGCTGCCATTGCGAGTAAATACAACATCGAAGTTGTACCTCACCTTATTTGCGGAGGTTTTTCCAAGTTCGATACCGAGGATGCACTCATAGATTTGAACTTTCTCGGAATCAACAATGTGCTTGCTCTGCGCGGTGACAATATCCACGGAGAACGCTCTTTTAACCCCTCCCAAAATGGGCACTCAAATGCCATTGAATTGGTGAGGCAGATTGCGGCAATGAATCGCGGGGAGTTTTTGGATAGCGAAATGGAGATTACTAAACCTACTAATTTTTCGATAGGCGTGGCGGGCTATCCCGAAAAACATTCGGAGGCGGCAAACCTCGCTTCCGACATTCAACACCTCAAAGCAAAGATTGATGCAGGAGCGGAGTATATTGTCACTCAGCTGTTTTATGATAACAGTAAGTATTTTGAGTTCGTGCGGCTATGCCGCGAGGCGGGCATCAACGTGCCGATAGTGGCGGGATTGAAACCTTTTACCACTTTCAAACAGCTCTCGCTGTTACCCCAAATTTTTCACGTTGATCTACCCGAGGATTTGGTGCGTGAAGTGGAGAAGTGCAAGAATAACGGCTCCGTTCGGGAAGTTGGTATTGAGTGGGCAATCGCGCAGTGTCGCCAGCTGAAGGATGCCGGCGTTCCCGCACTTCACTTCTACACAATGGGTAAGGCTGACAATGTGGAGCAGATAGCACGGGCAATTTTCTGA
- a CDS encoding Beta-lactamase codes for MVPRRRRLKKKVRYTLFFIVIFALFISLRGWRVFASDTKDNIEIQVEERAPVPINQIVENADSDIPEAAKFDKVVNNFMHQWSIAGASVAIMKDGNLIYSKGYGYADVENGVPTEVKHIFRVASVSKLITAVGIMKLVEQGRLRLDDKVFSASGLLPEYDDYRDKRIESITVEHLLRHQAGFGVGAGDAMFDGHKMGLELPMSVSSLVRYSLKRGLRYSPGKSTIYSNIGYLVLESIIEKVTNQPYQTFIKDEILAPAECFDMHIGQNLSSQRHENEVRYYEQSDAEPIPSADGSGRLLPKSNGGNNVELFGGAGGWVASPVELVRFVASIDPNNPHSNVLSRESIKSMTICEKSRLPIGWMGVTANDDWWRSGSMAGTSAMVRRQSNGYTWAFITNTSNWKGYVFSRMINDMMRKAFDKVAEWPEKDLFSKGAVQE; via the coding sequence CGAAGGACAACATTGAGATTCAAGTAGAAGAGCGCGCACCTGTGCCTATTAATCAGATAGTTGAAAATGCTGATAGCGACATTCCCGAGGCTGCCAAGTTCGACAAGGTGGTTAATAATTTTATGCACCAATGGAGCATTGCGGGGGCTTCGGTGGCAATTATGAAGGATGGTAACCTCATTTACAGCAAAGGATATGGTTATGCCGACGTTGAGAATGGAGTACCGACAGAGGTAAAACATATTTTCAGAGTTGCATCCGTAAGTAAACTAATTACTGCCGTGGGTATTATGAAGTTAGTAGAACAGGGGCGGTTGAGATTGGATGACAAGGTCTTCTCTGCGAGCGGACTTCTGCCCGAATATGATGACTACCGCGACAAACGGATTGAATCCATCACGGTTGAACATCTGCTTCGACATCAGGCGGGCTTTGGTGTGGGCGCGGGAGATGCTATGTTTGATGGGCACAAGATGGGGTTGGAGCTTCCGATGAGTGTCTCTTCACTTGTTCGGTACTCCCTCAAACGTGGTTTGCGCTATTCTCCCGGAAAGAGCACAATATATTCCAATATTGGTTATTTGGTGCTCGAGAGCATTATCGAAAAGGTTACTAATCAACCATATCAAACTTTTATAAAGGATGAAATTTTGGCGCCCGCCGAATGTTTCGATATGCACATCGGGCAAAACCTAAGTAGTCAGAGGCACGAAAACGAGGTAAGATATTACGAGCAGAGTGATGCGGAGCCTATTCCCTCTGCCGATGGCAGTGGACGACTGCTGCCCAAGAGCAACGGGGGTAACAACGTGGAGCTCTTTGGCGGAGCCGGCGGATGGGTAGCCTCGCCCGTGGAGTTGGTGAGGTTTGTTGCTTCCATAGACCCGAATAATCCACACTCGAACGTCCTCTCCAGAGAGAGTATAAAGAGTATGACCATATGCGAGAAATCCAGATTACCTATTGGTTGGATGGGCGTTACTGCAAATGACGATTGGTGGCGCAGTGGCAGTATGGCAGGTACAAGCGCTATGGTCAGACGGCAGAGTAATGGTTACACGTGGGCTTTCATCACCAATACAAGCAACTGGAAAGGGTATGTATTCTCACGGATGATAAACGATATGATGCGCAAGGCTTTTGACAAGGTTGCCGAGTGGCCCGAAAAGGATTTATTTAGCAAAGGGGCGGTTCAGGAGTGA
- a CDS encoding marR/emrR family transcriptional regulator, giving the protein MFKELDPLLHSELRLAVVSLLVSVESADFTYIREKTGATSGNLSVQIEKLRTAGYIQVEKGYRGKMPQTTCLITPAGVDAFERYVEALRSYINL; this is encoded by the coding sequence ATGTTCAAAGAGTTAGACCCCTTGCTTCACTCGGAGCTTCGTCTGGCGGTGGTCTCGTTGTTGGTTTCGGTGGAGAGTGCCGACTTCACCTACATACGCGAGAAGACGGGAGCAACCTCGGGCAACCTGAGCGTCCAGATCGAGAAGTTACGAACTGCAGGATATATCCAAGTGGAGAAGGGTTATCGAGGTAAGATGCCTCAGACCACCTGCCTAATAACCCCCGCGGGGGTGGATGCCTTCGAGCGGTATGTGGAGGCGCTCAGGAGCTACATTAATTTATAA
- a CDS encoding Hydrolase, alpha/beta fold family, with protein MEVVLIVGDSGPTDRNGNQNFMVNNALKMYAVALAEEGIASLRFDKRGVAASRIKGGAEVTFREYVDDIKDWIAMLRNDRRFSKVVIAGHTEGALAALVAISENCAVDGYISINGMGNSADCVIKEQLSRNQTSQVKQVISSIIDKLNEGEITENPPVYLRNSLSVPMQKYLIPLFAYHPREMIKSIRTPILLMHGDKDIQISPEESKVLHTGNNRAKLVIVNNMNHILKECETMDRDQQLETFTDPSIPLADKLVDESVRFIKSL; from the coding sequence ATGGAGGTTGTTTTGATTGTCGGAGATTCCGGACCGACAGACCGAAATGGTAATCAAAACTTTATGGTCAATAATGCCCTGAAAATGTATGCTGTTGCACTAGCCGAGGAAGGCATCGCATCTCTGCGTTTCGATAAGCGCGGAGTTGCTGCAAGTCGAATAAAGGGAGGTGCGGAGGTAACTTTCAGAGAGTATGTGGACGACATAAAGGATTGGATAGCAATGCTTCGCAACGATAGGCGTTTCTCTAAAGTCGTTATTGCCGGTCATACAGAGGGGGCACTTGCCGCCCTAGTTGCCATCTCGGAAAATTGCGCTGTTGATGGTTACATTTCCATAAACGGGATGGGAAATAGTGCTGATTGTGTAATAAAAGAACAACTCTCCCGCAACCAAACTTCCCAAGTAAAGCAAGTAATCAGTTCAATAATAGATAAACTAAACGAAGGTGAAATCACCGAAAATCCTCCGGTTTATCTACGAAACAGCCTTTCTGTTCCGATGCAGAAGTATCTTATTCCCCTCTTCGCCTACCATCCCCGGGAGATGATTAAATCCATCCGCACCCCAATTTTGTTGATGCACGGAGATAAGGATATTCAAATTAGTCCCGAAGAATCAAAAGTTCTACACACAGGCAATAATCGAGCTAAATTGGTGATAGTAAATAATATGAATCACATTTTGAAGGAGTGTGAAACGATGGATCGCGACCAACAATTAGAGACCTTTACCGACCCCTCCATTCCCCTTGCGGACAAATTGGTGGACGAGAGCGTGCGCTTTATTAAGAGTTTATAG
- a CDS encoding Sodium:alanine symporter — translation MPLFLLLMGGGLFFLVYSGFVPFRYYGKALEVLGRKDDTGAGQISSFEALTSAIASTVGMGSISGVAIALSMGGAGAIFWMWVSAVVGMATKFFEGTLAVMYKGRDSSGEVQGGTMYMITQGLGRRWKPMAVFFSLFGLVGTLSLMQANQLAEAVTTIFIEEDSTMFRVLVGIVICVLVSVVILGGIVRISKVASRLVPAMVSAYFLLVGYIIITNLSVVPAVFAQIFSEAFTFSAGIGGLAGSAMIIGARRAIFVNEAGVGTASMMHGASKNSEPIREGLVAMIGPSIDSGLVCTLTALAILIGGYNATDVKGIQIALQSFQNSIPILGHYLLMVMVVVFAFSTMFTYSYYGAKCTNFLFGARAIKYYNYFYLLMLIVGAVMPLRVMIGIVDSAFALMAIPSMVTLLLLAPKVKKAAKVYFGR, via the coding sequence ATGCCCCTATTTTTGCTGCTGATGGGTGGCGGACTTTTCTTTTTGGTCTACTCAGGCTTTGTTCCGTTTAGGTATTATGGAAAAGCACTTGAAGTGCTTGGCAGGAAAGACGACACGGGTGCGGGGCAAATCTCTTCGTTCGAAGCGCTGACCTCAGCCATTGCCTCGACGGTGGGTATGGGAAGTATATCGGGTGTGGCTATTGCACTCTCTATGGGAGGGGCGGGGGCGATTTTTTGGATGTGGGTGAGTGCTGTTGTAGGGATGGCGACAAAGTTTTTCGAAGGAACGCTTGCCGTGATGTACAAAGGGCGAGACTCCTCGGGCGAAGTACAGGGAGGGACTATGTATATGATTACTCAAGGTTTAGGGAGGCGGTGGAAGCCGATGGCGGTATTTTTCTCCCTCTTCGGGTTGGTTGGTACACTCTCTCTGATGCAGGCAAATCAGCTCGCCGAGGCTGTCACAACAATCTTTATTGAAGAGGACAGCACGATGTTTCGTGTTCTTGTCGGAATCGTGATTTGTGTTTTGGTGTCGGTTGTTATTCTCGGTGGCATCGTGCGTATTTCGAAGGTTGCATCACGCCTTGTGCCGGCAATGGTGTCTGCATACTTTCTATTGGTCGGATATATTATAATAACAAACCTATCGGTTGTCCCCGCGGTCTTTGCACAAATTTTTAGCGAGGCGTTTACTTTCAGTGCAGGTATTGGTGGATTGGCAGGGTCGGCAATGATTATCGGTGCGCGACGTGCCATTTTTGTGAATGAGGCGGGCGTTGGTACAGCGTCGATGATGCACGGGGCATCAAAAAATAGCGAACCTATACGTGAAGGTCTGGTGGCGATGATTGGACCATCGATAGATTCGGGATTGGTATGCACACTCACTGCCCTGGCAATCCTTATTGGCGGTTACAATGCCACCGATGTAAAGGGTATTCAAATAGCTCTGCAATCTTTCCAGAACTCTATCCCGATTCTAGGGCACTATCTGCTTATGGTAATGGTGGTTGTATTCGCCTTTTCCACAATGTTCACCTACTCGTACTACGGGGCGAAGTGCACCAATTTCCTATTTGGTGCTCGGGCAATAAAGTACTATAACTATTTTTATCTCTTGATGTTGATAGTGGGTGCCGTGATGCCTCTAAGGGTGATGATTGGCATTGTAGATTCTGCTTTTGCGCTGATGGCTATTCCCTCAATGGTCACTCTACTACTGCTCGCCCCCAAGGTGAAAAAGGCAGCCAAGGTATATTTTGGTAGGTGA
- a CDS encoding Mobile element protein, translating to MEEILFTPYIGVGCGIDVHKDLIVATIQRGNEVVGTKEFDGFTVSLESLRDWCKDAGVTHIAMESTGIYWKPVFNILEDDFEVILVNARHVKNVPGHKTDKKDSKWLSKLLVSGLLKGSFIPPRDIRDLRDLVRYKKKLVAHSASEKNRIIKILEDCNIKLSSVLSDVDGAVGRNIISALIDGESDVNQLMRFYHGKIKTPRSEFVKALQGKVSDHHRFMLQFHRDVIANDDAMLERLDAEIAKAVSDYEVELELLETIPGVGRDSAIGIISEIGVDMERFPDENHLSSYCGVSPGNNESAGKKKVQRP from the coding sequence ATGGAAGAGATACTATTTACCCCCTACATTGGGGTTGGTTGCGGGATTGATGTCCATAAGGATTTGATAGTTGCAACCATTCAACGAGGCAACGAAGTTGTCGGCACAAAGGAGTTTGACGGTTTTACCGTTTCCTTGGAATCTTTGCGTGATTGGTGCAAAGATGCGGGTGTCACTCATATTGCGATGGAGAGCACCGGTATTTATTGGAAGCCTGTGTTCAATATTTTGGAGGATGATTTTGAGGTTATTTTGGTTAATGCTCGGCACGTAAAGAATGTGCCTGGTCATAAGACCGACAAGAAGGATAGCAAATGGTTGAGCAAATTATTGGTAAGCGGACTACTCAAAGGTAGCTTTATCCCTCCACGCGACATAAGAGATTTACGAGATTTAGTTCGCTACAAGAAGAAGTTAGTAGCTCATAGTGCATCAGAGAAGAATCGTATAATCAAGATATTGGAGGATTGCAATATCAAGTTATCAAGTGTATTGAGTGATGTTGATGGAGCCGTTGGTCGCAATATCATCAGTGCATTGATAGATGGAGAGAGTGATGTAAATCAATTAATGCGGTTTTATCACGGCAAGATAAAGACACCTCGTAGTGAGTTTGTCAAAGCTTTGCAGGGTAAGGTTAGCGATCATCATCGTTTTATGTTGCAGTTTCATCGAGATGTGATAGCTAATGATGATGCTATGTTGGAGCGGTTGGATGCAGAAATAGCCAAGGCTGTTTCTGATTATGAAGTTGAATTGGAGCTATTGGAGACCATACCGGGTGTTGGGCGAGATAGTGCCATTGGTATTATAAGCGAGATAGGTGTTGATATGGAACGATTTCCTGATGAGAACCATTTAAGTTCTTATTGTGGTGTAAGTCCGGGCAATAATGAGAGTGCCGGTAAAAAAAAAGTACAAAGACCATAA